One region of Hoeflea sp. 108 genomic DNA includes:
- a CDS encoding helicase HerA-like C-terminal domain-containing protein → MAQDDSIFIGASRKPDDSYQRPEELLLKYGNRHGLVTGATGTGKTVTLQVLAEGFSNAGVPVFCADIKGDLSGIAMMGEAKDFLVARAQAVKLDPYEFQEFPVIFWDLFGEQGHPIRATISEMGPLLLSRLMNLSEAQEGVLNIAFRIADEEGLLLLDMKDLQALLANIAERAEEIGARYGNVTKPSVGAIQRSLLVLEQQGGNHFFGEPALKISDIMRTTRDGRGAINVLAADKLMMNPRLYATFLLWLLSELFEVLPEVGDPDKPKLVFFFDEAHLLFDEAPKIVVDRVEQVVRLIRSKGVGVYFVTQNPLDVPETVLAQLGNRVQHALRAYTPREQKAVKTAAETFRPNPDFNCATAITQLGTGEALVSTLEAKGIPSMVQRTLIRPPASRLGPVTPEERRKLINESPVAGQYDQAVDRESAFEMLQKKAAAAQQAQQEAQQANTGGGSGWTIPGFGNDGGSQTSGGNAPRPRTSNRQTVTEAAIKSVVRSVGSSVGRALVRGILGSLKKGF, encoded by the coding sequence ATGGCGCAGGACGACAGCATTTTCATCGGTGCCAGCCGCAAGCCTGATGACAGCTATCAACGGCCCGAGGAACTGCTGCTGAAATACGGCAACCGCCACGGTCTCGTCACCGGCGCCACCGGCACCGGCAAGACGGTGACGTTGCAGGTCCTGGCCGAAGGCTTCTCGAATGCAGGCGTGCCGGTTTTCTGTGCCGACATCAAGGGCGACCTTTCGGGCATCGCCATGATGGGCGAGGCCAAGGACTTCCTGGTCGCCCGCGCCCAGGCGGTGAAGCTCGATCCTTACGAATTCCAGGAATTCCCCGTCATCTTCTGGGACCTGTTCGGCGAGCAGGGCCATCCGATCCGCGCCACCATCTCCGAGATGGGGCCGTTGCTGCTGTCGCGCCTGATGAACCTCTCCGAGGCGCAGGAGGGCGTGCTCAACATCGCCTTCCGCATTGCCGACGAGGAAGGCCTGCTGCTGCTCGACATGAAGGACCTGCAGGCGCTGCTCGCCAACATCGCCGAGCGGGCCGAGGAGATCGGCGCGCGCTACGGCAATGTCACCAAGCCGTCGGTCGGCGCGATCCAGCGCTCGCTGCTGGTTCTGGAACAGCAGGGTGGCAATCACTTCTTCGGCGAGCCGGCGCTCAAGATTTCCGATATCATGCGCACCACGCGCGACGGCCGTGGCGCGATCAACGTGCTGGCCGCCGATAAGCTGATGATGAACCCGCGCCTTTACGCGACGTTCCTTTTGTGGCTGCTGTCGGAACTGTTCGAGGTGTTGCCTGAGGTTGGCGATCCCGACAAGCCGAAGCTGGTGTTCTTCTTCGACGAAGCGCATCTCTTGTTCGACGAGGCGCCGAAGATCGTCGTCGATCGTGTCGAGCAGGTGGTACGCCTGATCCGTTCGAAGGGCGTGGGCGTCTATTTCGTCACCCAGAACCCGCTCGACGTTCCCGAAACCGTGCTGGCCCAGCTCGGCAATCGTGTCCAGCATGCGCTGCGCGCCTATACGCCGCGCGAGCAGAAGGCGGTGAAGACGGCTGCCGAGACGTTCCGGCCAAACCCCGACTTCAACTGCGCCACCGCGATCACCCAGTTGGGCACCGGCGAGGCTCTGGTCTCGACGCTCGAGGCCAAGGGTATACCTTCTATGGTGCAGCGGACCTTGATCCGTCCGCCGGCATCGCGCCTGGGCCCGGTCACGCCGGAAGAGCGCCGCAAGCTGATCAACGAAAGCCCTGTCGCCGGCCAGTACGACCAGGCGGTTGATCGCGAGTCGGCGTTCGAGATGCTGCAGAAGAAGGCGGCTGCCGCTCAGCAGGCGCAGCAGGAGGCTCAGCAGGCCAACACCGGCGGTGGCAGCGGCTGGACGATCCCCGGCTTCGGCAATGATGGCGGATCCCAGACCTCGGGTGGAAATGCGCCGCGTCCGCGTACGTCAAATCGCCAGACTGTGACCGAAGCTGCCATCAAGTCGGTGGTGCGCTCGGTAGGCTCCTCGGTCGGCCGCGCGCTGGTGCGCGGCATCCTCGGCAGCCTGAAGAAGGGCTTCTGA
- a CDS encoding SDR family oxidoreductase → MRHSAVVIGGASGVGLAVAERLIADGWPVAVIDDDGGALEAAEDQIDNDEVVFIEADPTDEDNMAEAFDEVVDRLGLIGGLVSMAGFARNASVEDTSAETLREALEVNLVAPFIAAKAALERMGASLSVVSVGSVAGLRAHHGQLATAASQAGLKLMSEVLALECGNRGVRINAVATGFTGADGVGNGRVEPRLVPQGRYGEPEEVAAAVAFLLSSEASYVNGHTLAVDGGFLASGLSIARP, encoded by the coding sequence ATGAGGCATTCCGCCGTGGTCATCGGCGGTGCGTCGGGCGTCGGCCTTGCAGTGGCCGAGCGCCTGATCGCGGATGGATGGCCGGTGGCTGTCATCGATGACGACGGCGGCGCGCTTGAAGCGGCGGAGGACCAGATCGACAACGACGAAGTCGTGTTCATCGAGGCCGACCCTACTGACGAGGACAATATGGCAGAAGCCTTCGACGAGGTGGTCGACCGGCTCGGCCTGATCGGTGGGCTCGTCTCGATGGCCGGCTTTGCTCGAAACGCATCCGTCGAGGACACCAGCGCCGAGACATTGCGCGAGGCGCTGGAGGTCAATCTCGTCGCGCCCTTCATCGCGGCGAAGGCTGCGCTGGAGCGCATGGGCGCGTCGTTGTCGGTGGTGAGCGTCGGCTCGGTTGCCGGTTTGCGTGCCCACCACGGCCAACTGGCAACGGCAGCGTCCCAGGCGGGGCTCAAGCTGATGTCCGAGGTCCTGGCGCTGGAATGCGGCAATCGCGGTGTTCGCATCAATGCGGTTGCCACCGGCTTCACGGGGGCGGACGGCGTCGGCAATGGCCGGGTCGAACCCAGGCTTGTCCCGCAAGGGCGCTATGGCGAGCCTGAGGAGGTTGCTGCCGCGGTCGCCTTCCTGCTGTCATCAGAGGCCAGCTATGTGAACGGTCACACACTTGCGGTGGATGGCGGATTCCTTGCCTCTGGGCTATCGATTGCCCGTCCATGA
- a CDS encoding L,D-transpeptidase — protein MPIITEPSRSLTRRGFLNLAAAGAATAALSACTTVNSGGQIVDAPQPAPPPVNIDPGFGGDYVSMYGPVTDEGYEVPGIPVKKVKPQFLRQIVADPTGERPGTLVVDTSTHYLYLVRENGQAMRYGVGLGRAGFAWQGRAVIQWKRTWPKWTPPDEMIGRQPELEKYSARNGGMAPGLNNPLGARALYIFQNNEDTLYRVHGSPEWWTIGKSVSSGCVRLMNQDIMDLYDRVPSKTPILVTNGLSMA, from the coding sequence ATGCCCATTATCACCGAGCCATCCCGTAGCCTGACCCGCCGCGGATTCCTGAATCTTGCAGCGGCTGGAGCGGCAACCGCCGCACTTTCCGCCTGCACCACCGTCAATAGCGGTGGCCAGATCGTCGACGCGCCGCAACCGGCACCGCCGCCCGTCAACATCGATCCCGGTTTCGGTGGCGACTATGTCAGCATGTACGGCCCGGTCACCGATGAGGGCTATGAAGTGCCGGGCATCCCGGTCAAGAAGGTGAAGCCGCAGTTCCTTCGCCAGATCGTTGCAGACCCCACCGGCGAGCGCCCCGGCACGCTGGTCGTCGATACCTCGACGCACTACCTCTATCTCGTGCGTGAGAACGGCCAGGCCATGCGCTACGGCGTCGGCCTCGGACGCGCCGGCTTTGCCTGGCAGGGCCGCGCCGTCATCCAGTGGAAGCGCACCTGGCCGAAGTGGACCCCGCCAGACGAGATGATCGGCCGCCAGCCCGAACTCGAGAAGTACAGCGCCCGCAATGGCGGCATGGCCCCGGGCCTGAACAACCCGCTCGGCGCCCGTGCGCTCTACATCTTCCAGAACAACGAAGACACGCTCTACCGCGTCCATGGCTCGCCGGAATGGTGGACCATCGGCAAGTCGGTGTCGTCGGGCTGCGTGCGCCTGATGAACCAGGACATCATGGATCTTTACGACCGCGTCCCCAGTAAGACGCCGATCCTGGTCACCAACGGCCTCAGCATGGCCTGA
- a CDS encoding GreA/GreB family elongation factor: protein MSRAFTREDDSENQIADIGERPVSTYRNLVTEHGLAQIEAELGRLREDLAKAEGEADRERIATVSRDLRYWQARRENAEVSVPEPDSTVVRFGMKVSIEDDDGKRHAWRIVGEDEANAAKGSISHVSPMAQAMFGKGVGEVATVNGRDWEIVEIRV, encoded by the coding sequence ATGAGCAGAGCTTTTACCCGCGAAGACGACAGTGAAAACCAGATCGCCGACATCGGCGAGCGACCGGTGAGCACGTACCGCAACCTGGTGACGGAGCATGGGTTGGCGCAGATCGAAGCCGAGTTGGGCCGATTGCGCGAGGATTTGGCCAAGGCGGAAGGCGAGGCAGACCGCGAGCGCATCGCCACCGTTTCGCGCGACCTGCGCTATTGGCAGGCGCGGCGCGAAAACGCCGAGGTTTCTGTGCCCGAGCCCGACAGCACGGTCGTCCGCTTCGGCATGAAGGTCAGCATCGAGGACGATGACGGCAAGCGCCACGCCTGGCGCATCGTCGGCGAGGACGAGGCGAACGCGGCCAAGGGCAGCATCTCGCATGTCTCGCCCATGGCGCAGGCAATGTTTGGCAAGGGGGTAGGCGAGGTCGCCACCGTCAACGGCCGCGACTGGGAAATCGTCGAGATCCGCGTCTAG
- a CDS encoding asparaginase → MTNPVLVEVLRGQLVESAHRGAVVVVDADGTTVFAAGDADMPVFPRSAVKAIQALPFVESGAADAYGFGERELAIACASHSGEPAHAELAKAMLAKAGLGPDALECGAHWPSSQNATVDLARSGAAPSALHNNCSGKHAGFVCTCHHLGINHLGYVRPEHRFQEMIRETMEAVTGAPHNETNMGIDGCSIPTFAVPLKNLALGFARMVSGQGLAPERAKAARRLMSACMAEPFMVAGTGRADTELMQAAPGRIFVKVGAEGVYCAALPELGYGIALKCDDGAGRAAEIMIAAVLAKLVSADSGLAAKMNEAANPVLKNWNGIEVASLRPTVVFA, encoded by the coding sequence ATGACAAATCCGGTTCTGGTCGAGGTCCTGCGCGGCCAACTCGTCGAAAGCGCACATCGCGGTGCGGTGGTCGTCGTCGATGCCGACGGCACGACGGTCTTTGCTGCCGGCGACGCCGACATGCCGGTTTTCCCGCGCTCGGCAGTGAAGGCGATCCAGGCGCTGCCCTTTGTCGAGAGCGGTGCGGCCGACGCCTACGGTTTCGGCGAACGCGAACTGGCGATCGCTTGCGCCTCGCATTCGGGCGAACCCGCCCATGCCGAGCTCGCCAAGGCGATGCTTGCGAAGGCCGGTCTCGGACCCGACGCTCTGGAATGCGGTGCGCATTGGCCCTCAAGCCAGAACGCCACTGTCGACCTTGCCCGAAGCGGTGCGGCCCCGAGCGCCTTGCACAACAATTGCTCGGGCAAGCACGCCGGCTTCGTTTGCACCTGTCATCACCTCGGCATCAATCATCTCGGCTATGTGCGGCCCGAGCACCGTTTTCAGGAGATGATCCGTGAAACGATGGAGGCGGTTACCGGTGCTCCCCACAACGAGACGAACATGGGCATCGACGGCTGCTCTATCCCGACTTTCGCCGTTCCGCTGAAGAACCTGGCGCTAGGATTCGCTCGGATGGTCAGCGGCCAGGGCCTCGCTCCCGAGCGTGCGAAGGCGGCCAGACGGCTGATGTCGGCCTGCATGGCAGAACCTTTCATGGTGGCCGGAACCGGAAGGGCGGATACCGAGTTGATGCAGGCTGCCCCTGGAAGAATCTTCGTCAAGGTCGGCGCTGAAGGTGTCTACTGTGCCGCGCTGCCGGAACTCGGTTACGGCATCGCGCTCAAGTGTGATGACGGCGCTGGCCGGGCGGCGGAGATCATGATTGCGGCAGTGCTGGCCAAGTTGGTATCCGCCGACAGCGGGCTGGCAGCCAAGATGAACGAAGCGGCCAATCCGGTCCTGAAGAACTGGAACGGGATCGAGGTCGCCTCGCTCAGGCCGACCGTAGTATTCGCCTGA